One genomic window of bacterium includes the following:
- the rpsF gene encoding 30S ribosomal protein S6 yields MPQYDLVYIVKPDLDAEAMSSVIERATQRLIEQDAAIEHTDVWGKRRMAYPIQRYREGHYVFVRLSVSGDRIPEIRHGLKVIEDILRTSITVAVGAIAPPKTAQPAPAPSEVPVVVAGPQPETLQSEPPQPDPPQPEPSQPEPLQPEPPQPAPPGT; encoded by the coding sequence TTGCCTCAGTATGATCTTGTCTATATCGTCAAGCCCGATCTCGACGCCGAGGCCATGAGCTCGGTCATAGAGCGGGCAACCCAGCGTTTGATCGAGCAGGACGCGGCGATCGAGCACACGGACGTCTGGGGGAAGCGCCGTATGGCCTACCCGATACAGAGGTACCGGGAAGGCCACTATGTTTTTGTCCGGCTCTCGGTGTCCGGAGACCGCATCCCGGAGATCCGGCACGGCCTGAAGGTCATCGAGGACATCCTGCGCACCTCGATCACCGTCGCCGTGGGGGCGATCGCGCCCCCGAAGACTGCGCAGCCGGCGCCAGCACCTTCCGAAGTGCCGGTTGTTGTTGCCGGCCCGCAGCCCGAGACCCTGCAATCTGAGCCGCCGCAGCCGGATCCGCCGCAGCCCGAGCCGTCGCAGCCGGAGCCGCTGCAGCCCGAGCCGCCGCAACCTGCGCCGCCTGGCACCTAG
- the rpsR gene encoding 30S ribosomal protein S18, which translates to MAEAPRKQWRGRKPKRKSCAFCAEKAKEIDYKDALRIRRFVTDRGKILPRRVSGNCAKHQRLLAVAIKRARELALLPYAGE; encoded by the coding sequence ATGGCAGAGGCACCCAGAAAGCAATGGCGCGGACGCAAGCCCAAGCGGAAGAGCTGTGCGTTCTGCGCGGAAAAGGCCAAAGAGATTGATTACAAGGACGCCCTGCGCATTCGCCGGTTCGTCACCGACCGCGGGAAGATCTTACCGCGGCGGGTGTCTGGGAACTGTGCGAAGCACCAGCGGCTCCTGGCGGTGGCGATCAAGCGGGCGCGCGAACTCGCGCTGCTCCCCTACGCCGGAGAGTAG
- a CDS encoding alpha/beta hydrolase encodes MHTEVGGIRMGYDMEGNGTPLVLLHGFPLNRAMWRVQVAGLRDRFTVIAPDFRGFGDSEIPRNPMSMDAYAQDVLALLDALGCPRFALGGLSMGGYVAFRVMALAADRVSALLIADSRAEPDTEEGRQRRRAAIARIENKGPAGYLKEFAGQLVGPTTRAQRPGVIQAVLEIIGTPTARSLTAALSAMASRPDSRSLLGEVKVPALVVVGEEDTLTPPQAAEAMVAALPNARLVRIPSAGHMSNLEAPEAFTRAVREFLTAEFPTAG; translated from the coding sequence GTGCACACAGAGGTCGGCGGGATCAGAATGGGCTACGACATGGAGGGCAATGGGACGCCGCTTGTGCTGCTCCACGGGTTCCCGCTGAATCGCGCGATGTGGCGTGTTCAGGTGGCCGGGCTGCGCGACCGGTTCACGGTGATAGCGCCAGACTTCCGGGGATTCGGCGACTCGGAGATCCCAAGGAATCCCATGAGCATGGACGCCTACGCCCAGGATGTGCTCGCGCTGCTGGACGCGCTGGGCTGCCCGCGCTTCGCGCTGGGGGGCCTTTCCATGGGTGGATACGTGGCTTTCCGCGTGATGGCCCTCGCCGCGGACCGCGTCAGCGCCCTCCTGATCGCGGACTCACGCGCAGAGCCGGACACCGAGGAGGGTCGCCAGCGCCGCCGCGCGGCCATCGCGCGCATCGAGAACAAGGGCCCCGCGGGGTATCTAAAGGAGTTCGCCGGGCAGTTGGTCGGTCCCACCACCAGGGCGCAGCGGCCCGGGGTAATCCAGGCCGTGTTGGAGATCATTGGGACCCCTACGGCACGCAGCCTCACCGCGGCGCTGTCCGCGATGGCATCGCGGCCGGACAGCAGGTCACTGCTGGGTGAGGTCAAGGTACCGGCCCTCGTGGTTGTAGGCGAGGAGGACACGCTGACTCCCCCGCAGGCGGCCGAGGCAATGGTCGCGGCGCTGCCGAACGCCCGCCTCGTCCGGATTCCCTCCGCCGGGCACATGTCGAACCTGGAGGCTCCGGAGGCGTTTACGCGCGCGGTCCGCGAGTTCCTAACAGCCGAGTTCCCGACGGCCGGGTAA
- a CDS encoding YybS family protein translates to MPARRMRTQGLTEGAILAALVAVFAVATQYLPLVGIATALLCPLPLAVLVIRHGLRVAAVAGIAAGLVGAMLAGPLLGLAILVSFAPMGIVLGIGARRGWAATRVVLTGGLVAFVSTILNYLGLMGGTRISMAEMARTMERSVETSAGLYARLGLSQAHIDSVSAQMRDFARLLPYLLPAMLVFGAVFAAWLNYEVGRRVLARIGYRLDPLPPVRTWRIPTAGIWLVPLAYLLLALGLRPGAPAVLQSAGWSLMLATQSAFTLQGILAGWMILGNLGFGRFAQVLAVVIVMTVPALGIVALMLGILDSALRVRERWGVPQASAREEEA, encoded by the coding sequence ATGCCGGCGCGGCGCATGCGCACTCAGGGCCTGACAGAGGGCGCCATCCTGGCGGCGCTCGTGGCGGTCTTTGCCGTCGCCACCCAATATCTGCCCCTGGTTGGCATCGCCACGGCCCTGCTCTGCCCGCTGCCGCTGGCGGTTCTGGTTATTCGTCACGGCCTGCGAGTGGCGGCGGTCGCGGGCATTGCAGCCGGCCTGGTCGGTGCGATGCTGGCCGGCCCACTGCTGGGACTCGCCATTCTGGTCTCATTCGCCCCGATGGGAATTGTGTTGGGCATAGGCGCCCGCCGCGGCTGGGCGGCAACGCGGGTTGTACTGACCGGCGGGCTTGTGGCCTTCGTTTCGACCATTCTGAACTACCTGGGACTGATGGGCGGCACTAGGATTAGCATGGCCGAGATGGCCCGCACCATGGAACGCAGCGTGGAGACCTCCGCCGGCCTCTACGCGCGCTTGGGCCTATCCCAGGCCCACATAGATTCGGTCTCCGCCCAGATGCGGGATTTCGCGCGGCTGCTTCCCTATCTACTGCCGGCGATGCTGGTCTTCGGCGCCGTCTTCGCGGCATGGCTGAACTACGAGGTGGGCCGCCGCGTGCTTGCCCGGATCGGATACCGGCTGGACCCATTGCCCCCGGTGCGGACCTGGCGCATCCCGACTGCTGGAATCTGGCTCGTGCCGCTGGCCTACCTTCTGTTGGCGCTGGGCCTGCGGCCTGGAGCTCCGGCCGTCCTGCAGAGCGCCGGATGGAGTCTGATGCTGGCCACGCAGAGCGCGTTCACGCTGCAGGGGATCCTGGCCGGCTGGATGATCCTGGGCAACCTTGGATTCGGTAGATTCGCGCAGGTGCTCGCGGTGGTCATCGTCATGACGGTTCCTGCGCTGGGCATCGTAGCCCTGATGCTCGGAATCCTGGACTCGGCGCTCAGGGTTCGGGAGCGATGGGGAGTTCCACAGGCATCCGCCAGGGAGGAAGAAGCATGA
- a CDS encoding DNA methyltransferase: MQGNLLYYGDNLDILRRYLKDETVDLVYLDPPFNSNASYNVLFAERDGTQAASQIKAFEDTWRWDEGAARAFEEVVESDGRVSQAMQAFRAFLGESDMLAYLAMMAPRLLELRRVLKPTGSIYLHCDPTASHYLKILMDGVFGPQNFRNEISWRRSNPKSLHKVNFPNCRDVILRYSKSDHVTFHMVYAEHDPDYVEKAYRHHDSHGRYRLLPLLNPNDDRPNLTYEFLGVTRVWRWTRERMERSYKDGLVVQLKPGAVPQYKKYLADSEGRTVTDDWTDIQQAAGNESLGYPTQKPEALLERIIEASSNEGDLVLDPFCGCGTAITSAQRLNRRWIGIDITHLAITLIKHRLRDAFGDSAAYRVTGEPVSLPDAEALAAQDKYQFQWWALGLVGARPIEQKKGADRGIDGRLYFHDEAEGAKTKQIVLSVKGGGVGVKDVRDLRGVIEREKAEIGVLLTLEEPTQPMRVEAAGAGFYFSPGWGKKFQRLQVLTVAELLGGKRIDYPPSAQVNVTFKKAPKAKAEKNAEQLPLVAEPKATYRTTHKKGSVR; encoded by the coding sequence ATGCAGGGCAACCTTCTCTACTACGGCGACAACTTGGACATCCTCCGCCGCTACCTCAAGGACGAGACGGTAGACCTTGTCTACCTCGACCCACCCTTCAACTCGAACGCGAGCTATAACGTGCTGTTCGCTGAGAGAGATGGCACGCAAGCTGCGTCACAAATCAAAGCCTTCGAGGATACGTGGCGTTGGGACGAAGGCGCAGCCCGCGCCTTTGAGGAAGTGGTCGAGTCCGACGGGCGTGTGTCGCAAGCGATGCAAGCGTTCCGAGCGTTTCTCGGCGAAAGCGACATGCTCGCCTATCTCGCGATGATGGCTCCGCGCCTCCTCGAACTACGGCGCGTCCTGAAGCCAACCGGATCGATCTATCTCCATTGTGATCCGACCGCCAGTCACTACCTCAAGATCCTCATGGATGGCGTTTTTGGCCCGCAGAACTTCAGGAACGAAATATCTTGGCGGAGGTCAAATCCGAAGAGTCTCCACAAGGTAAACTTCCCAAACTGTCGCGACGTGATTCTCAGATACTCGAAGAGTGACCACGTCACGTTCCACATGGTCTATGCGGAGCACGATCCAGACTACGTCGAGAAAGCGTACCGCCACCACGACAGCCACGGACGGTATCGCCTTCTGCCGTTACTCAATCCGAATGATGACCGGCCGAACCTCACGTATGAGTTTCTCGGAGTGACCCGCGTCTGGCGATGGACGCGGGAGCGAATGGAGCGCAGCTACAAGGACGGGCTCGTGGTTCAACTGAAACCCGGCGCAGTCCCGCAATACAAAAAGTATCTGGCCGACTCTGAAGGACGAACCGTTACGGACGACTGGACCGACATCCAACAAGCGGCCGGTAATGAGTCTCTCGGCTACCCGACACAGAAACCCGAAGCGCTTCTAGAGCGCATCATCGAGGCCAGCTCGAACGAAGGGGATCTTGTGCTCGATCCGTTCTGTGGCTGCGGGACTGCCATCACGTCGGCGCAGAGGCTCAACCGGCGGTGGATCGGCATAGACATCACGCACCTGGCGATCACCCTCATCAAGCACCGGCTTCGGGACGCTTTCGGGGATAGTGCAGCCTACCGGGTCACCGGCGAGCCCGTCTCGCTGCCCGACGCGGAGGCGCTCGCAGCGCAGGATAAGTACCAGTTCCAGTGGTGGGCCTTGGGTCTCGTGGGGGCGCGGCCAATCGAACAGAAGAAGGGCGCAGACAGGGGCATAGACGGCCGCCTCTACTTCCACGACGAGGCCGAGGGCGCGAAGACCAAGCAGATCGTCCTGTCGGTGAAAGGCGGTGGCGTCGGGGTCAAGGATGTCCGCGACCTTCGCGGCGTGATCGAGCGGGAAAAGGCCGAGATCGGCGTGCTCCTCACCCTGGAGGAGCCGACGCAGCCGATGCGCGTCGAGGCGGCCGGGGCGGGCTTCTACTTCTCGCCTGGGTGGGGGAAGAAGTTCCAGCGCCTGCAAGTCCTGACCGTGGCCGAACTGCTTGGCGGCAAGCGGATCGACTACCCGCCGTCCGCTCAGGTGAATGTGACCTTCAAGAAAGCTCCGAAGGCCAAAGCAGAAAAGAACGCGGAGCAATTGCCGCTCGTCGCTGAACCTAAGGCGACGTACCGCACGACGCACAAGAAAGGATCAGTTCGGTAG
- a CDS encoding single-stranded DNA-binding protein, translating into MLNRIILIGRLTRDPEMRYVPSGHPVASFSLAVDRPFANQQGERETDFIDIVAWRKLAEQVSQHLSKGRLVAVEGRLQIRSYETQDGQKRKVAEVVADAVRFLDRKATGASTGTTEGGEFAEENEQEVPF; encoded by the coding sequence GTGCTTAACAGGATCATACTGATCGGTCGGCTCACCCGTGACCCAGAAATGCGGTACGTTCCCAGCGGGCATCCGGTTGCCTCGTTCTCGCTGGCGGTGGATCGGCCGTTTGCCAACCAGCAGGGCGAGCGCGAGACCGACTTCATTGACATCGTGGCCTGGCGCAAGCTCGCCGAACAGGTCAGCCAGCATCTCAGCAAGGGGCGCCTGGTGGCCGTCGAGGGCCGGTTGCAGATCCGATCCTACGAGACCCAGGACGGCCAGAAGAGGAAGGTCGCCGAGGTGGTGGCGGACGCGGTCCGATTCCTCGACCGGAAAGCGACCGGTGCTTCGACTGGAACCACCGAGGGCGGGGAGTTCGCCGAGGAGAACGAGCAGGAAGTGCCGTTCTAG
- a CDS encoding histidine kinase encodes MSGHRRGPNQDRVLRIFPALQSGAWAHMLSNALSLVGALLRRRPEAAEDLLAYLADHLRHQVAPRLPLVSLADELRAVLVVIGIERARLGGRLRLEVACTPQSLVAQVPSLVLQPLVENAVRHGIARRPQGGRVRISARVTGKVLHLVVSDDGPGVRRPLVSCGRAGWGLVGVRMRLVALCGSSARLRLLGRDGAGAMAAISIPAVFLTP; translated from the coding sequence ATGTCCGGCCATCGCCGGGGTCCCAACCAGGACCGAGTCCTGCGCATCTTTCCCGCGCTTCAATCCGGCGCTTGGGCGCACATGCTGTCCAACGCGCTCAGTTTGGTCGGCGCCCTCCTGCGCCGGCGTCCTGAAGCGGCCGAGGACCTGCTGGCGTACCTTGCGGACCACCTGCGCCACCAGGTCGCCCCCCGCCTGCCCCTGGTTTCGCTGGCGGACGAACTGCGCGCAGTGCTCGTTGTGATCGGAATCGAGCGGGCCAGGCTGGGCGGCCGGCTCCGCCTCGAAGTGGCATGTACTCCACAATCGCTGGTAGCGCAGGTTCCCTCCCTGGTGCTGCAGCCGCTGGTGGAGAACGCCGTCCGCCACGGGATCGCCAGGCGTCCACAGGGGGGCCGTGTCCGCATCTCCGCGCGTGTGACCGGGAAGGTTCTCCATCTGGTCGTGTCGGACGACGGCCCTGGGGTGCGGCGCCCGCTGGTCTCCTGCGGCCGCGCCGGCTGGGGATTAGTTGGGGTCCGGATGCGGCTGGTCGCGCTCTGCGGGTCCTCGGCCAGGCTGCGGCTCCTGGGCCGGGATGGAGCCGGGGCCATGGCAGCGATCAGCATACCCGCGGTGTTCCTCACGCCGTGA
- a CDS encoding transposase: WAQYAHNIRTAEVLRFLQVLRRHLPRGFTLIWDRHRPHWATRVQTWLAPRRRIVVEWLPPYAPDLNPVEHVWGHTKYGDLANFTPDNLPALEHAVLTSLAHTRGQRHVLAAFFRAAGLEL; this comes from the coding sequence CTGGGCCCAGTACGCCCACAACATCCGGACCGCCGAGGTCCTCCGGTTCCTCCAGGTCTTGCGCCGCCACTTGCCTCGCGGCTTCACGCTCATCTGGGATCGCCACCGTCCACACTGGGCGACGCGGGTGCAGACGTGGCTGGCCCCGCGCCGGCGGATCGTCGTCGAATGGCTCCCGCCCTACGCTCCCGACCTCAACCCCGTGGAGCATGTCTGGGGCCACACCAAGTACGGCGACCTGGCCAACTTCACGCCGGACAACCTCCCCGCGCTGGAACACGCCGTGCTTACCTCCCTCGCCCACACGCGGGGACAGCGGCACGTCCTCGCGGCGTTCTTCCGGGCGGCTGGGCTGGAGCTCTAA
- the dnaB gene encoding replicative DNA helicase gives MSANPPVDRVPPQNLEAEQSILGSMLLERDAIARVVELVRAEDFYRDAHRRIYEVITGLFERGEPADLISVTDRLRVQGLLDDAGGAAYVTSLLHAVPTAANVEYYARMVVQKAMLRQMISAGTQIVGMGFREDQDVEQLLDQAEKMVFSIASRRMGQHFLPISEVLRESFEQIDRRYRDKGTISGVPTGFAELDKITAGLQPSDLIIIAARPAMGKCLKFDAEVVDASTGEVRTIQEMVAAGQAALLTLGHDHRFRPAAPSLFVDDGVKPVFRVTTSGGRSVETTLTHPFLTPSGWEPLAALAPGALIAVPRRLPVYGRADLPDHEVKLLAYLCSGRLPARPQIAEDFSDAAAAAEAILAGARGRRVAQSGISGGSEGGAAVADLLWRYPEMGQPPHLRALPNAVFTLRREKLALFLNRLMGALAEVSEQPHGYQAQAIFPSARMARGVQHLLLRFGVPAARRDGTLNLGISATLALVREAGIFGWERLRRWARNAQRSLLDEIDVMWEEVVSIEEVGLFQVYDLTVPETHNFVANDVCVHNTTLALNIAQHAAVKHQIPVAIFSLETNKEQLVQRMLCSEAQVDSSRLRSGHLSDADWPRLATAMGKLSEAPIFIDDSSTLSAIEMRAKARKLKAEHGLGLIIIDYIQMIQSYKRSENRTQEVSEIARSIKSLAKELNVPVIGISQLSRVVEATGSRLPQLSHLRESGELEQVADLVLFIYREEYYDEAKARAEGKQHLAEIRIAKHRNGPVGNVEMFFNKEHGRFRDLDRKHTGTAGS, from the coding sequence GTGAGCGCAAACCCGCCCGTTGACCGGGTACCCCCGCAGAACCTGGAAGCCGAGCAGAGCATCCTGGGCTCGATGCTGCTGGAACGCGACGCCATCGCGCGCGTCGTGGAGCTGGTGAGAGCGGAGGATTTCTACCGCGATGCGCACCGTCGTATCTATGAGGTCATCACCGGGCTGTTCGAGCGCGGAGAGCCGGCCGATCTGATCAGCGTCACCGATCGTCTGCGCGTTCAGGGCCTCCTCGACGACGCCGGGGGGGCGGCGTACGTGACCTCTCTCCTGCACGCCGTGCCCACTGCCGCCAATGTGGAGTACTATGCCCGGATGGTTGTGCAGAAGGCGATGCTGCGGCAGATGATCTCCGCCGGCACGCAGATCGTCGGCATGGGATTCCGCGAAGATCAGGACGTCGAGCAGCTTCTGGACCAGGCCGAGAAGATGGTCTTCAGCATCGCCAGCAGGAGGATGGGGCAGCACTTCCTCCCGATCTCCGAGGTCCTGCGCGAGAGCTTCGAGCAGATCGACCGCCGCTACCGAGACAAGGGCACGATCAGCGGAGTGCCCACCGGGTTCGCCGAGCTCGACAAGATCACCGCGGGGCTGCAGCCTTCCGACCTGATCATCATCGCGGCCAGGCCCGCAATGGGCAAGTGCCTGAAGTTCGATGCCGAGGTTGTGGACGCGTCCACGGGAGAGGTCCGGACGATCCAGGAGATGGTGGCCGCCGGGCAGGCCGCGCTGCTCACGCTGGGTCACGACCACAGGTTCCGGCCCGCTGCTCCCAGTCTGTTTGTGGACGACGGAGTCAAGCCCGTCTTCCGGGTCACGACCAGCGGTGGCCGGTCGGTCGAGACCACGCTGACGCATCCCTTTCTGACGCCGTCAGGGTGGGAACCCCTGGCCGCGCTTGCACCGGGGGCGCTGATTGCCGTCCCGCGCCGGCTCCCAGTGTATGGGCGGGCAGACCTGCCTGATCACGAGGTCAAGCTGCTGGCCTACCTCTGCAGTGGGCGGCTTCCGGCCCGCCCGCAGATTGCGGAGGACTTCTCCGACGCCGCCGCGGCCGCCGAGGCGATCCTGGCCGGGGCGCGGGGCCGGCGTGTGGCGCAGTCCGGCATCAGCGGGGGCAGCGAGGGCGGGGCCGCGGTGGCCGATCTGTTATGGCGTTACCCCGAGATGGGACAGCCGCCGCACCTCCGGGCGCTGCCGAATGCGGTATTCACGCTGCGCCGCGAGAAGCTGGCGCTGTTCCTCAACCGGCTGATGGGCGCCCTGGCTGAGGTCAGCGAGCAGCCCCACGGCTACCAGGCGCAGGCGATATTTCCATCCGCGCGCATGGCGCGCGGCGTCCAGCACCTCCTCCTGCGCTTCGGCGTACCCGCCGCGCGCCGCGACGGCACGCTCAATCTGGGCATCAGCGCCACGCTCGCTCTGGTACGGGAGGCGGGCATCTTCGGTTGGGAGCGGTTGCGGAGGTGGGCACGCAACGCCCAGCGTTCGCTGCTCGACGAGATTGACGTGATGTGGGAAGAGGTGGTCTCGATTGAGGAGGTCGGGCTCTTCCAGGTCTACGACCTGACCGTGCCGGAAACCCACAACTTCGTAGCCAACGACGTCTGCGTGCACAACACCACCCTTGCCCTCAACATCGCTCAGCACGCCGCGGTTAAGCACCAGATACCGGTAGCGATCTTCAGTCTGGAAACGAACAAGGAGCAGCTCGTCCAGCGGATGCTCTGCAGCGAGGCGCAGGTAGACTCCTCCCGGCTGCGCAGCGGCCATCTGAGCGACGCCGACTGGCCGCGTCTGGCCACCGCAATGGGGAAGCTGAGCGAGGCGCCGATCTTCATTGACGACTCATCCACGCTATCGGCGATCGAGATGCGGGCCAAGGCCCGCAAGCTGAAGGCCGAGCATGGGCTTGGGTTGATCATCATTGACTACATTCAGATGATTCAATCCTACAAGCGGTCGGAGAACCGGACCCAGGAGGTTTCGGAAATCGCCCGCTCGATCAAGTCGCTGGCCAAGGAGCTGAACGTCCCGGTGATCGGGATCTCGCAGCTTTCCCGGGTGGTGGAGGCAACGGGCAGCCGCCTACCGCAGCTCTCTCACCTTCGCGAGAGTGGCGAGCTCGAGCAGGTGGCGGATCTGGTGCTCTTCATATATCGCGAGGAGTACTATGACGAGGCCAAGGCGCGGGCGGAAGGCAAGCAGCACCTCGCCGAGATACGAATCGCCAAGCACCGCAACGGGCCAGTGGGGAACGTCGAGATGTTCTTCAACAAGGAGCACGGCCGGTTCCGAGATCTCGACCGGAAGCACACGGGCACCGCGGGATCGTAG
- the rplI gene encoding 50S ribosomal protein L9: MKVILLKDVPGTGKAGATCEVKEGHAHHYLIPSGLAVPASEGALRAHEYKQQAAQRRAERDRAEADGLVSRLEGVVLEVRGRAGEGGKLFGSVTSQQIAEALAGRGFAVDRKQIELEEPIRVQGFYRVPVRVRPGRVIRIDLNVIGTR; encoded by the coding sequence ATGAAGGTTATCCTGCTCAAGGACGTCCCCGGGACCGGCAAGGCCGGAGCCACCTGTGAGGTCAAAGAGGGCCACGCGCACCACTACCTCATACCCAGCGGCTTGGCCGTGCCTGCCAGCGAGGGGGCCCTGCGCGCCCACGAGTACAAGCAGCAGGCCGCGCAGCGGCGCGCAGAGCGCGACCGCGCCGAGGCCGACGGCCTAGTCAGCCGGCTGGAGGGCGTGGTGCTTGAGGTGCGCGGCAGGGCAGGCGAGGGCGGGAAGCTGTTCGGCTCGGTCACGTCCCAACAGATCGCCGAGGCGCTGGCCGGGCGGGGTTTCGCCGTGGACCGCAAGCAGATCGAACTGGAGGAGCCCATCCGGGTCCAGGGTTTCTACCGGGTACCGGTGCGCGTCCGGCCGGGTAGGGTGATAAGAATAGATCTCAACGTTATCGGCACGCGGTAG
- a CDS encoding citrate synthase, with product MSGASNVQAQEGLEGVVAGDSAICLVDGERGRLVYRGYDVADLAEHVTFEEVAYLLWHGELPTRSALDALRSALLRAGSIPGPALALLREIPAGAQPMAVLRTMVSVLGHYDPEAGDGSPDANARKAVRLTAQVPAVIAAFHRLRTGGDPLAPRAGLSHAGNYLHMLGGKAPDVQAARALDVALILHADHEFNASTFAARVTAATLSDLHSTIVSAIGTLKGSLHGGANEDVMRLLERIGSPDRVEPVLLEMLEAKKKIPGFGHRVYRAEDPRAGFLRKMSEQLGEQSGDPLWYRLTRGVEEVMTSRRHIFANVDLYSASVYRALGIPMDFYTPTFAVSRIAGWTAHVLEQYSDNRLIRPLAHYTGPNDRSYVPLEARG from the coding sequence GTGTCAGGGGCGAGCAATGTACAGGCACAGGAAGGTCTGGAAGGCGTCGTTGCCGGGGACTCTGCCATCTGCCTGGTTGACGGGGAGCGCGGGCGGCTGGTGTACCGCGGCTACGATGTCGCCGACCTGGCAGAGCACGTCACGTTTGAGGAGGTCGCCTACCTCCTCTGGCACGGCGAGCTACCCACGCGGAGCGCGCTCGACGCCCTGAGGTCCGCCCTGCTGCGGGCCGGCTCCATCCCGGGGCCTGCTCTTGCCCTGCTTCGGGAGATTCCCGCAGGCGCGCAACCGATGGCCGTGCTGCGGACCATGGTGTCGGTGCTGGGGCACTACGATCCCGAGGCCGGAGACGGCTCGCCCGACGCCAACGCACGCAAGGCAGTCCGCCTGACCGCGCAGGTTCCCGCCGTGATCGCCGCGTTCCACCGCCTGCGCACCGGCGGCGATCCGCTGGCACCGCGGGCCGGACTCAGCCATGCCGGCAACTACCTTCACATGCTGGGAGGGAAAGCTCCCGATGTCCAGGCGGCACGCGCCCTCGACGTAGCGCTCATCCTGCACGCCGACCACGAGTTCAACGCCAGCACCTTTGCCGCGCGCGTGACCGCGGCTACGCTGTCAGACCTCCACTCGACGATCGTCTCCGCGATCGGGACGCTCAAGGGGTCGCTTCACGGGGGAGCCAACGAGGACGTGATGCGCCTCCTCGAGCGGATCGGCAGCCCGGACAGGGTCGAGCCGGTTCTACTTGAGATGCTGGAGGCGAAGAAGAAGATCCCGGGATTCGGTCACCGGGTCTACCGCGCCGAAGATCCGCGCGCAGGGTTCCTCCGCAAGATGTCGGAGCAACTGGGAGAGCAAAGCGGCGATCCCCTGTGGTACCGTCTGACGCGCGGGGTAGAAGAGGTGATGACCTCACGGCGACACATCTTCGCCAACGTGGACCTCTATTCCGCGTCGGTCTACCGCGCCCTGGGAATCCCGATGGATTTCTACACCCCGACATTTGCGGTAAGCCGCATAGCGGGATGGACCGCGCACGTGCTGGAGCAGTACTCGGACAATCGCCTCATACGGCCGCTTGCTCATTACACGGGCCCGAACGACCGCTCCTATGTGCCCCTTGAGGCGCGCGGCTGA
- a CDS encoding sigma-70 family RNA polymerase sigma factor translates to MEQPALKSAAVEPHLPLVAAIARAMGRRLPPTVEVDDLINDGVLGLMDALSRYDPQRRVGFSTYAGHRIRGAILDGLRRRDPLPRAYRRLQNGEPIRRIQFLALDEAMMVPDGEERNPEAAAVEADLRRQVWLGLAALPPRDRQVLVLRMVRGLPLREVAVHLSISITRVAEIQTRGLARMRRFLTGEPVSCSRRVASTPGKGGRQGERGRQEAPAPTPNRTPASVHICPLPPPVTVGAG, encoded by the coding sequence ATGGAACAGCCCGCACTGAAATCCGCCGCAGTGGAGCCGCACCTGCCTCTGGTGGCGGCGATCGCCAGGGCGATGGGACGCAGGTTGCCTCCAACCGTGGAGGTGGACGACCTGATCAATGACGGCGTGCTCGGCCTCATGGATGCGCTGAGCCGCTACGATCCGCAACGCCGCGTCGGCTTTTCGACCTACGCCGGCCACCGGATCCGCGGCGCGATTCTGGACGGACTGCGTAGGCGCGACCCGCTGCCGCGCGCATACCGGCGTCTCCAGAATGGCGAGCCCATCCGCCGGATCCAGTTCCTGGCGCTGGACGAAGCCATGATGGTGCCCGACGGCGAGGAGCGAAACCCAGAGGCCGCCGCGGTGGAAGCCGATCTCAGGCGGCAGGTGTGGTTGGGCTTGGCAGCGCTTCCGCCGCGCGATCGTCAGGTACTGGTTCTGCGCATGGTCCGCGGGCTGCCGCTGCGCGAGGTGGCGGTGCACCTCTCGATTTCGATTACACGGGTGGCGGAAATCCAGACACGAGGGCTGGCCCGCATGCGGCGTTTCCTCACCGGCGAGCCGGTCTCTTGTTCGCGTCGCGTGGCGTCCACCCCGGGTAAAGGGGGCAGGCAGGGAGAGAGGGGAAGGCAGGAGGCGCCCGCGCCCACCCCGAACCGTACCCCTGCCTCCGTCCACATATGTCCGCTCCCTCCGCCGGTTACGGTCGGGGCGGGCTGA